The stretch of DNA GGCGCGCATCGAAGCGCACGCTGAGCGCCTCCGGTGAGGTCTGCGCCACGGCCGGGGGCAAGGCTGCCTGGATGCCGGCCAGACCAAGCAAGCTCGTGACGGCGAGGGCGTCAATGCGCATCGGACACGCCTCGGTCTGAGGGGGCCTCTGCCCCGACGCCTCGCGCCGGGCGCCAGCGCCCCGTGCCGGTGTGGAACCGACACCACGCCTGCAAGGGGCAGTCCTCACACAGCGGTCGAACGGCCTTGCAGACCTCCCGTCCGTGCCAGATCAGCCAGTGATGAGCCTCGGCCCAGTCGGCACGCGGCACCGTCTTCATCAGGTCCGCCTCGGTCGCGTCCACGCTGTCGGCATCCGCCAGCCCCAGGCGGTTGGCCACGCGAAAGACATGGGTGTCCACCGGAATCGCCGGGATGCCGAAGGCATTGCTCAGCACCACATTGGCGGTCTTGCGCCCCACGCCGGGCAAGGCCATCAGGGCCTCCCGGTCGCGCGGCACTTCTCCGTCGTGCCGCGCCAGCAGCAGGCGACAGGTCTCGACGACGTGACGGGCTTTGGTGGGCGCCAGGCCAATCCTGGCAATCCAGGGCTGCAGCGTCTCCGGCGTGAGCGCCGCCAGGGCGGTCGGCGTGGGAAAGGCCTCGAACAGCGGCCCCGTGACAAGGTTGACCACCTTGTCGGTCGTCTGCGCGGACAGCAAAACCGCAATCAGCAGCTCGAAGGGATTGCGATGGTTCAGGGCCGTGCCTCGACCGCCCTGGCGCCGCCTCAGTTCCGCCAGCACGGCCTCCCGCGCCGCGGGCGTCAACCAACGCCGCGACACGGGTCAGGAAGCACCGGAAGCGGTCTCATCCTCGGCCGGACCATCCGTCACGAAGGCCACCGTCCCGGCCGACTTTTCCTCTTCATCATCGATGAACACGTCCACCAGATAGATGTTGGCCGGCAGGTCCTTGGGGTCGAGTTCCACGCAAAAGACCCCCGTCTCATCACTGTCGCAAAGTGGGAAAGGACCGCTGGCGTCCGGGTTCTCATCCGGAATGGGGTCCTTGAACTGCAAATCTTCCGTGTCGGGCTTGTTGCGCACCACAAAGGTGGCCTTCTTGGCGTCCTCGGGGGCCGGGAAGGTCAAGACGATCTTCCCGTTCTCCTCCTTGGTCGGGTAGGGAAATTTGAATGTGTTGGTGCCTGTCGGCCCGATCGCGGAACAGCCGCTCAGGGCACAGAGCAGCGCCCAGGGCAGCACCGCACGTTGCAAATGGCCTTGCGGCCTCCACAGGTTCAGCATCAGTAAGCAAACCCCAGATTGAGAGCGGGCCCGTGCCAGGAATAGCTGTAGCTTCCGTTGTCACCGGAATATCCGGAAAACTTGTACCCCAGAGCGGCCGCGATGGGCCCGAAATAAAAGCGCGTATCGAGGCCCACGCGGTAGTTCATGAGCGGATAGATAGGCGCGGTGGGGCCAGATCCGCCCGCAAGGAAGTTGAATTCACCCCCTGCCACCAGCGAGAACCAGTCCACTACCCGGTAGCCCGCCCCGAGGCCGAGGCCGCCGCCGAAGCCGGTGTGCGAGGCTGAGAGAAACTCGCCCTCCAGCGGGTTCGTCACGTCGTCGTTGCCAACTTTCAATTGCGTGGCGACGCCCACGTTACGCACCATCGCCTGAGGTTGCGCAAACACCTCGAAACCGGGCATCAGGTCGAACCGCCCGCGAACGCCCAGTGCCACCTCCTGCTCGTCCCGCGTGTAGGTGCGTGACACGGCCGTCAGACTCTGGTCCTTGATGCTGTATCCCTGCATCCGCGCCGCCACGGAGAGACCCACATTCGGATGGAACAACGGGTCCGCCGCGAACTCCAGCGCCGGCACCCCATTCGCGAAGGAACTGGAGCGCCCCTTGGTGTAGGTCTCATCGACGGCCAGCAGCAGGCCGCCCCCCAGCCAGACGTGATTTCCCAGCATGGGATGAGGCGTGGGCGAGGGGCCCAGGCCCGCGTAAAGATCCTCCTCGGGCCCCACGGGCGCGACGGGAGCAGGCGGCGGAGACATCCGGGGTGCCTGGGGCATGGCAGCTGGCGGTGCCGGGATCGGCGACGGCGCGGTCCAGACCTGGGCGGGCGGCGCCATCGGCGGTGCCTGCGGGGGAGCGGGGGCCATCTGCGGCGGCGTGACCGGCCAGCCCATCGGTGGCATCACGGGCGCCGGCGTCACGGGCGGACCGGCCGGATAGGCGGCGTAGGGCAGGGCATAGCCGGGGTAGGGCGGCAGCGGACGCGGCGTGGGCACGGCCAGCGGCGCCTGGTACATGGCAGGCGGAGCCTGATATTCGACTGGCGGGGGCACGTACGCCGGCGAGGGCGCATAGCTGAGGGGCGGCGCGGCCGGCGCCAGCCCTCGTCCGCGAGGCATCACCACCAGGGTGAGATCCGGGCCGCGGTTCTCAGCCCGCATGTCAGCGGGTCCCCGCAGTTCGAAGATCAGGCGCGAGATGCCTGAATGCAAGCGGCTGGCGCGGATCTGGGTCACCA from Candidatus Sericytochromatia bacterium encodes:
- a CDS encoding AMIN domain-containing protein, yielding MKTLRNLLVALSVMAIAAPVAEASNMLPGVGPVLVAPDQAFTTLTLPGRAGSPYRVAWASQPYRLVVDVQGFWLAAPESSLYIGQGLVTQIRASRLHSGISRLIFELRGPADMRAENRGPDLTLVVMPRGRGLAPAAPPLSYAPSPAYVPPPVEYQAPPAMYQAPLAVPTPRPLPPYPGYALPYAAYPAGPPVTPAPVMPPMGWPVTPPQMAPAPPQAPPMAPPAQVWTAPSPIPAPPAAMPQAPRMSPPPAPVAPVGPEEDLYAGLGPSPTPHPMLGNHVWLGGGLLLAVDETYTKGRSSSFANGVPALEFAADPLFHPNVGLSVAARMQGYSIKDQSLTAVSRTYTRDEQEVALGVRGRFDLMPGFEVFAQPQAMVRNVGVATQLKVGNDDVTNPLEGEFLSASHTGFGGGLGLGAGYRVVDWFSLVAGGEFNFLAGGSGPTAPIYPLMNYRVGLDTRFYFGPIAAALGYKFSGYSGDNGSYSYSWHGPALNLGFAY
- the nth gene encoding endonuclease III, which produces MSRRWLTPAAREAVLAELRRRQGGRGTALNHRNPFELLIAVLLSAQTTDKVVNLVTGPLFEAFPTPTALAALTPETLQPWIARIGLAPTKARHVVETCRLLLARHDGEVPRDREALMALPGVGRKTANVVLSNAFGIPAIPVDTHVFRVANRLGLADADSVDATEADLMKTVPRADWAEAHHWLIWHGREVCKAVRPLCEDCPLQAWCRFHTGTGRWRPARGVGAEAPSDRGVSDAH